The following are from one region of the Stigmatella ashevillena genome:
- a CDS encoding RCC1 domain-containing protein, with protein sequence MGALPRALSASDGIHLSADTNHSLAVRPGGTVWAWGWNGNGQLGDDTITHRLQPVPVLGLTEVVAVSAGSAHSLVLLFDGTVRAWGGNESGQLGDGTTLHRLQSAPHAFPASPPDPSTSLPFPSSPGSRSAPSSRGAAACSLHPPRRAARTYRPTGDG encoded by the coding sequence GTGGGCGCGTTGCCGCGAGCGCTCAGCGCCAGTGACGGCATCCACCTTTCCGCCGACACCAATCATTCGCTCGCCGTGCGGCCTGGTGGCACCGTTTGGGCCTGGGGTTGGAACGGGAACGGTCAACTGGGTGATGACACCATCACCCACCGTCTTCAGCCCGTACCGGTCCTCGGGCTCACGGAGGTCGTCGCGGTGTCAGCTGGAAGCGCCCACTCGCTCGTGCTTCTCTTCGACGGGACCGTCCGGGCCTGGGGCGGCAACGAGAGTGGCCAGTTGGGCGATGGCACCACCCTCCATCGTCTCCAGTCCGCGCCCCATGCTTTCCCTGCAAGTCCACCTGATCCTTCAACTTCTCTGCCTTTTCCTTCAAGTCCAGGCTCACGCTCTGCTCCTTCTTCGAGGGGAGCGGCTGCTTGCTCACTTCATCCGCCTCGGAGGGCGGCGAGGACTTACCGACCAACTGGGGACGGATGA
- a CDS encoding helix-turn-helix domain-containing protein yields the protein MALRATILLWSAEGQSAQSIAQALGVSARSVYRCRNRWRLQGLNGLADAARPGRPPRVTAAYLKLLMEVVECEPRDLDFAFSRWTRARLATYLWQRTGVSLSTR from the coding sequence ATGGCGCTGCGAGCCACCATCCTCTTGTGGAGTGCAGAGGGTCAGAGCGCCCAGAGCATTGCTCAGGCGCTGGGAGTCAGTGCCCGAAGCGTCTACAGGTGCCGAAATCGATGGCGCCTACAGGGCCTCAACGGGCTGGCCGATGCGGCTCGACCTGGACGCCCACCTCGTGTCACAGCGGCCTACCTCAAGCTGCTGATGGAGGTTGTAGAATGCGAGCCTCGGGACTTGGACTTCGCTTTTTCCCGCTGGACGCGAGCACGGCTGGCCACCTACCTCTGGCAACGCACGGGAGTGAGCCTCAGCACACGCTAG
- a CDS encoding deoxyribodipyrimidine photo-lyase — protein MAGRKVEESRLKQLNAHASKGGEYVLYWMQQSARAEHNPALEHAVQQANAAKLPLLVGYGLMDDYPEANVRHYRFLLEGLQDCQQALAQRKIPFVLQRGRPDEVALKLSQHAALVVCDRGYLRPQKQWRQTLAAKASCPVVQVEADVVVPVETASGKAEYAARTLRPKIHRLWEEYLVKPASTPLKVDSLKLGVKGLDLDDVGAVLERLALDRSVPPVHHLFRGGTREAKQVLRGFLTQHLPVYQENRSHPETDHVSHMSKYLHFGQISPVVVALAAQEARVLRPQRDTFLEELIVRRELAQNFAEYTPQYDDYACLPAWARKTLAAHAGDARPVQYTQAQLEQARTQDPYWNAAMREMRYTGYMHNAMRMYWGKKLLEWGRTPEEAYRTALALNNRYFLDGRDANSFTNIGWVFGLHDRPWGRRAIYGTVRSMSSKGLERKADMEAYLAKVDTLVAEAKAAGVRFEDE, from the coding sequence ATGGCAGGCAGGAAGGTCGAGGAGAGCCGACTCAAACAGCTCAATGCGCACGCATCGAAGGGCGGTGAGTACGTTCTCTATTGGATGCAGCAGAGCGCCCGGGCGGAGCACAACCCCGCCCTGGAGCACGCGGTTCAGCAGGCCAACGCGGCGAAGCTCCCGTTGCTGGTGGGCTATGGGCTCATGGATGACTATCCCGAGGCCAATGTTCGCCACTACCGCTTTCTGCTGGAGGGGCTCCAGGACTGCCAGCAGGCGCTGGCACAGCGGAAGATCCCCTTCGTGCTCCAGCGGGGCCGGCCGGACGAGGTGGCGCTGAAGCTCTCGCAGCACGCGGCGCTCGTGGTCTGTGACCGGGGCTACTTGCGTCCCCAGAAGCAGTGGCGCCAGACGCTGGCCGCGAAGGCCTCCTGCCCGGTGGTGCAGGTGGAGGCGGACGTGGTGGTGCCGGTGGAGACCGCCTCGGGCAAGGCGGAGTACGCGGCGCGCACCCTCCGGCCGAAGATTCATCGGCTCTGGGAGGAGTACCTGGTGAAGCCTGCGTCCACGCCCCTCAAGGTGGATTCCCTGAAGCTGGGCGTGAAGGGGCTGGACCTGGACGATGTCGGCGCGGTGCTGGAGCGGCTGGCGTTGGACCGCTCGGTGCCCCCGGTGCACCACCTCTTCCGGGGGGGCACACGCGAGGCGAAGCAGGTGCTGCGCGGGTTTCTCACCCAGCATCTGCCCGTGTACCAGGAGAACCGTTCTCACCCCGAGACGGACCACGTCTCGCACATGAGCAAGTATCTCCACTTCGGACAGATCAGCCCGGTGGTGGTGGCGCTCGCGGCCCAGGAGGCCCGGGTCTTGCGGCCTCAGCGGGACACCTTCCTGGAGGAGCTCATCGTCCGGCGGGAGCTGGCGCAGAACTTCGCCGAGTACACGCCCCAGTACGATGACTACGCGTGCCTCCCGGCGTGGGCGCGCAAGACGCTGGCGGCCCATGCGGGCGACGCGCGCCCCGTCCAATACACGCAAGCGCAGCTCGAGCAGGCGCGCACGCAGGATCCCTACTGGAACGCCGCCATGCGGGAGATGCGGTACACGGGCTACATGCACAACGCCATGCGCATGTACTGGGGAAAGAAGCTCCTGGAGTGGGGCCGCACCCCCGAGGAGGCGTACCGGACGGCGCTGGCGCTCAACAACAGGTACTTCCTAGACGGGCGCGACGCGAACTCCTTCACCAACATTGGTTGGGTCTTCGGCCTGCACGACCGCCCTTGGGGACGGCGAGCGATCTACGGCACCGTGCGCTCCATGTCCTCGAAGGGGCTCGAGCGAAAAGCAGACATGGAGGCCTACCTCGCGAAGGTCGACACGCTCGTGGCGGAAGCGAAGGCCGCGGGGGTGCGCTTCGAGGATGAGTGA